AAAAGCACCTTTTAGAGAGAGTTTTACCCATCCTCTGACACCCTTTAAACCTATTAAAACACACcttttaaagtacagtatttctgAGAGCCTGTTGTCACTCTCGCTGTCACgaaatgggagactattgtATATAATATCACCGAGGAAACGAAAAGAAGACCCTCGCGTGTCCggttttccaaataagaggcgaagcgtgcttgcttcaagtgtTTTCGCATCACTCCCAGGTGAATTTTACTATAAAACTCACACACAAACGAGAATTGAGCATTGTATATACAACCTATGTTATTCAGTCTAACGAAAGGTtggtagcttaatgctaatacaatACCAAATGGATAGAGACATGTTAACGGGAATTAGCGTTGATGTTATGTAATTCTAGACCTTTTAAACAATGGCTACTTTACACACACAGAACAGGGCCAAATACAAACACAGCGTGCAACAGTACTTAGAAACACATAATCTTTCTTTTCTGTGTTGACGACTAATTTATTTCGTGGCACTACACTGAAGgcatgcaactctaaattcggacttgcctaCATCCTATAAAAAGTGGGATTGTTTAAAAAGGCACAATATGAAGTGCGATGTAGTGAAGGAACACTGTTATTGACATTTTCTGTCTTATCTTTCAGGTCTCCTGGTCGTTCTCTCTCCCCGAATCCGCGCCACAGTCTAACCATGTGCGGCCCCCTGGCTCTCCGATGAGCCGCGACCACACGCCCTTGATGCACTTTAGCGCCCCGCCAGAACGCCTGCCCGCCCGCAGCTGATGACCGAAGTGCCTCGCCGCCCCTCCACGAGTCACGCCCGTGCCCCAGCAGGATGTTCCAGAGGTTCGCCAGCGCCCTGTTCGGTGACGACGCCTCCGCGACACCGGAGCCGAGCCGACGCCACCGCCACGAcggggaggaagatgaggaagactGGATCCTAGTCAACTTCTTGGGTGGGTCTCGCCATTGATGATGCTCAAACCTGTCCGACTAGCAACCGACTTTCGTTTGTATTCTTTAATGAGGcattttcttaaaatgtgtcaattaaaatgtatttgttttttatattaatgaaagaaaccatttttatatacattttatttttaaaatgtatttgaaagaTGGTGAAATAATTATAAGTGAATTGTACATTAAAAGTTTTAAACTTtaaacttgctttttttttaaccgaatttattaatgatttggcccatctgtccattttaaagtttaacacacacattttcccaattattgataaataatacaatttattaaatagcaataacaaatgcgaatgaattattttagtaacatatatttaattgtagaaaaagtaattttatgtattttagacACTTTACATAAATGCATACATGACATGCATAAtgcaatttactgtaaaacgCCATCTTGCATGAATTCCCAAACTTTGCTTCATTCAAATTGGTATCATACCAAATATTGCTATCAGATACCGTTGCACACTATCAACAACACAGCACCGCCCCAAAATCATGTCATCTCTAATTTTATATGCAAAAAAGAATTTCTAATTTATTATGCTGTCCTTGCGCCAGCCGTGCAAATCAAAGTGTGCGCGCACGCCAACCCCCCCGACCATAAATTAAAGCCTTTAATACTTTACAAAAGCAAATGCCTGTTTCGTCATTTTACCCAAACGTCTTAGAGCCAggagtgatgcaataaataaaacaatcacatgaTTAACGCCGTTTAAGCGGATATTAATCTGCACAGATTTACATGGCTCATGGCTCATGAGCATCTTTCTGCAACGTTGCATTACATCAATTCAGTTGAGCAAAACAAGCTGAgtaaaacaagcctactcaaatgtatctaatctTACTTTTTTGTCAGTCATTCTCTtacaaaaacatccagactttcaatataggcgaTACAAAAATGCCGAAAAATAAGTGGGGACAAATCAatagcataaataaaaaaaaaaacatgaaattgaccACATTTGGACATACGGGTTTTGACCCGTCAGACGATATATTATAACAAGTGAGGTGAGAGTGGCGCTCACACAAGGCAACAAGTCGCGCAAACTTTCTGGAACCGTCTGAGGTCCCAAAATAGGACCCAGTCAAAACAGACCAATATCCCTGACCCGTTGTGGCACGAGTCGAGCCGGTTCAGATTCCACAAGCGTGTGAATATTTTTTGGGAGGAGGGGGTGGCGCCGGGGCAGTGAGTCATTAGGTGAAAGTGCGGACCACCTCgcttgactttttgttttcagaAAAGAGCGCCTCAGAAGGGAAAAATATACCCCCGtcgatgtttttttaatggtgtcaAAAGCTAAGTATGGTGTAAATACAGATATTTTTGGATTAGATGTTATTCACTGGTGTATCGAATGTTGTGTCCTGTGGAAAAACAGGTGGGTGTGGGCACACGCTTTGTCGGAGGTCAGAATTTGGAATTTAAGAGGTGTGGTTAGAATTAAAATTGGGTTCAGGTTAGGGTTTTAGTGGTTCATGTTGAAGTTAGGATCAGGGATTTTGAGTGTAGGGTTATGTGTTGGGCATTAGGGTTAGGGATTGAAAGGTAGGGGTAAGGTTTGGGAATTAAGCAACCGCGATTGGGCTACTATTGGAGATGGTCATGTCATTTGCGTGTGTACCTGATGAAACGTCTTGTGGGCAAAGACGTGGGTGTGGCACATGCCGCCAAACAGGAAGTAAACAAACTGTCAGCAGTGTTTCCAAGGTAGTTGCATCATCACTCTGGTCACCTGACTGACGGGCTGTTTGTTATTAGGCGGAAAAAGACAATTCCGGAAGGTGAAGTCGATGAACTGAAATATTTGATATGTGGTTCATTGAGAAGAAAAAGTCTGAAGAGTTATTTTGAGCGTCCAGCCAGCTGAGCTCTAAACTTCCTGTCTGGGTGAGTCACtggaggcagagagagagagagagtgtgtgtgtgtgtgtgtgtgtgtgtgttcgttcgTGCGCTCGCGCTTTTCAGAGTGCAAAAATAATGACAGTGGTGGGATGTGTTTGTAGAGCTGCTATTAGTGAGCATGTGGtcaggtttggtcacgtgaggTTTTGGCTGGTCATAATTAGGGGTGaggggtgtgtgggggggcaTGAACacagcgccacctgttgctACATACAAGTCACTGCACTTTTATTCTTTGGAGcgagtttttattttgcatccCTTGTTCGTTTttctacggaagcgtattgaattcacttggataaaaaaaacctcctgtttttctgagtaattattttgagggctttgtttttgtgaatatttttctCTGACAATTTTTTCCCACCTGTATTTCTGAcgaatttttttccacatgcttttgtgacaatttttttcccacctgtttttTTGACTatatttttctgactaattttgcAGTTTTCAGGTTCTCGCGTGaattcgatgtgtcccgataacttagaaaaaaattagtcagaaaaacagaaaagattagtccgaaaaacaggtggggaaaaaatggtcagaaaaacagaaaaaaatactcagaaaaacaggaaaaaaaatatttaaaaaaacaaagccctcaaaacaattactcagaaaaacagttttttttttaatccaagtgaatgcaatacgcttccgtattCTTCAAGTAATTGTAAGAAGTGTACTTGAAAATCAAATGGGATTATTGCAAGACATACTGAAGCATCATGAGTTACTTAATGGCAATTAGCCCTTATAGGTCGGATGTCAGTTAAATCATTAGACATTTGgttcatttgaaatgccattaGGGAAATTctaattttatcaaataatttgACATGCCgatgattaaatgcaaatttctttaaataaatacaaaataattagaTGAATGATGATAGTTTAAAATTGCATCAGATAAAGGGAAGGCTATAAAATCTAAATAGATACAATGTCAttcaataaatggaaatgctaaacattacagtaaaataattttaaattccAATAAATGCAGAGTTTCGCAGCCTTGAATTTGACAATTGTGGGTTGAAATGTATCAAACTAAGCGGATGGGTCGTCATTGTGTCGTCAGCTGACAGCTGCTCCAGTCAGCGCGTCGACGGCCTCTCCGGCTCCGCCGTCGGCCGGGGGGCcgacgaggacgaggaagaCGACGAGGACCTGGTGATGATCCCGTCCCCCATGGCCAGCCCCCCAGTCCGCTACGCTTCCTGCACTTCCCTCAACTCCACGGCCGACACAGACCCGGATGGCGGCGCCGAAGACGAcgagggggaggaagaggaggcgggCGACTTCCTGCATCTGGACGCCTCATCTCTGGAGGAGAGCTGGTTCGTCACGCCACCGCCGTGTTTCACCGGCCGCGGGGTCCAATCCGTCCTGGTGGAGACCAGTCCTCTGGAGAACCTGCTGATAGAACATCCCAGCATGTCTGTCTACGCCCACCACAGCCCCCCCAGGCTCAACCCTAACCCCTTGCAGCGCTCCCTGGACCTGGAACTGGCCGCTGCCCCCAAGGAGAAAGGCAGGCGCTCTCTGGACGGCGTACGTCACAGGTAAAGATCTCAGCCCTTGGTTTATGGGTTGGGGGTTGGGGGTTCGGTGTTCAGGTTCAGGTTCAGGTCGGGAATTCCGATATTGGAGTTTGGATTAGGGATGTAGGGGGTGTGGTTAGATTACGATGAGAGATTTAGGCGGTATGGATCGAGGGTTAGAGATCAGGGATTTTGGCCGCAGTGTTACGGTTTAGACTTAGGGTGTGGCTTAGTGTTTAAATGTTTCGGGGTTATAGTTGCTGTCGGTGTTCAGGGTTTCAGTTCGGGTTAAGGTCTAGGGCTTAGGGAGGTGTTTATTGGAGTAAATCCGCTTTGATAATTTTGCAAAGAAGAATTTTCCACAATTTGAGCAGTATCGTCCTCATACGTTGTCGCCGTCTCCCTCCCAGGCCAGACGTGTCGTCAGTGCAGCGCCGCGCGGGCCTTCACCAGTCGGCGTGCTACGCGGCGGCGCTGTCTGCCCGCGCCGGCCTCCTGCCTCAGCGCCCGGGCCTCGCCGGCCAGCCGCTGTTATCGCGCAACGCGCTGCGCCGCCTCAACCTGCTGCACCCGCCCAAGGCGGGCGCTACACACCTGCACCAGCCCAGCCAGCGCCACCTTAACTTCTGAGGGCCGCGCCATCGCGTCACACAGCAAGAACCAGCAGCACGTCCCGGACGCCATTTTAACACCCAAAAACGTCTGATTGGGTAAATAAGCAACGTAGGAGGCCATTTTGTGTATCCTCTCCTTCATTGACTCTTCTTCCTAACATGTCGACTCAGCGCTGTAGGTCACTTTACTCAGAGGCAGGCTCACTTTGCCCCGGCGCGCCGTGAGGACATCATCACTCGGCAACCAATTAGATGACTTGAAAACCCCTCGTCACATTTGAGCAACCGGGAGGCGGGGTTCGAGTTACTGTATGTTGGGGGGTGGGGTCTTTTAATCACTGTCAATATAgcattttgactttttccatTTAATTCTCTCaagccaaagccctgtctaatataaaagtagtgcttgggcaccatcttgtggcatcttggtgccaatgaaCTGTGTTACAGCAAGTTGAGTTTCATGCTGTGCTttagcaccatcttgtggcattttaggacCAGGGAACTATGTTGAGTGAGTTTAGGCGCTTCATGTAATGCGCTGTATTCCCAGTATTGAAACTTCCAAAGTTGTTCACCTGCTGCGATTAGCAAAATTCTGCAATAGACGCCCCCAGCTAAAAATTGCTAATTGCTTATAGAGGCTACAAGATGGTGGCAGAGCACTAACCTTTcaattagacatggctttggcctgaacaCAAAAATTCAATAGGTATAAATTGGGTTACCTGAAAAACATATTCGCCAGAACACTTGCATTTCTGCTGATGAAAGTTgttaggatgtttttttttcaaatttgtgatTTGATTTGGGCTAATGAGACTCTTTAAGAAGTTAGtgcggctaaaaaaaaaactgggcaGAGCCACTGCCATCCTGCAAAATGGCAAACTTGTCCACCTGTCCCTGCGGCTTTACGCATTCCGATGATTTGATATGTGGCGACGTCAGCGTGACAGAAACCGCTGCTTTCCACACAAATGGGGCACGGCCAGCGAGTCTCTcacacaggttaaaaaaaagatggccaGCGCACTTTGCTGTACTTCGTCTGCCGTAAGATTACACTTGTAACCTTTTAAATGCTTTTGTGTTATGTggggtcttttatttttattgttttatgtttcgcgTACAAGGCTTTAATTCTAACTCGAACCCTGCTTGAAGGTGTTACGTATCCTCACAACCTAAACTCAAAtcagtgtaaataaataactgatTGTTCTTATTGTAAAGGAATATTCACTCCAGCGCATCGAGAGGGGATCATTTGAGGTGTAAAAAATTTGGTCCTGCCTctgatattttgtcattttcacattttcttcaaCGTAAAAagtggaggtaaaaaaaaaataaaaaatgggttAGATGTCACTAAACTTGCCTTGTTTAACGGTAGCTTTACGATGAATAGAAatgtaagagaaaaaaaatgtatttaaaaaaaaaaaaaaaaaaaagtccaaaatatttttttgaaaagtgaaaaacagATTACATATCAGTATGATGACATTAGTGCGCGTGTTTGGATCAGTCGTGGTGGTAGAATTGTTAGTCGGGTAGCGGAaagaatttaaagaaaaaaaaaaaaaaaaaaaaaatggaaagaaaaattttatttttcagatttttttgttcttaaatGAATCTGCAGTCCCACTTCTCAGGGTCACAACCAATCACTTTTTACACGGAAAATGCAGATTTACTTTATGgctgatgaattttttttttaattatcattatttttttgtgatacaTTTTGTGTTGGTCCCTGGACTGTTGATTAAGACTAGTTTTCTTATCGTTATGTTAGCATAGATAAACTCTTGGTATaactaaaccaaaaaaaaaaaaaaaaaggtagcgaTGGTCTTTAATCTTTTAGTATGATATTAAGCTGATGTTTGTAAAAGTTTTGTTGTTGGGCTTGGCGCTCTTAACAAGATGAtgaaaaatcaacattttgagTAATGGTCAAAATTGCCCGGTTTGTTCATGGAGTAAACTGttgtgtcaattattttatttgattattatttttttttaaacttgtaatTTTAGACGATATCATGGAAGTGGGCAGCAATTGACTTCCTTACCATATGGAGTGTATACTAACTATATCCTGCCTGTATGTACTCATGTTGTATTTATGATTATTTCCCTAAAATTAACAGTTAAGGGCACATTTTAAGGGGATGACACAACAGTCAAGGTTGACAAAGAAATAACAAATCAGGACTTCTGTGTCATTTTAAAGCGCCGACAAAGGAGTCCCGATGAACTTACTCTGGTGCATTTGGAAGTTTTTCATCATTTCTTGAATGTCAgcaatcttttttgtttgtttgttttgtcatttctgTGACAGAAGGGATTGCAGGTTATTGTTTCGATCATTTCTGTCGTCATGAAAACTaacagggattttttttttttttttttaatgttcaatgCCTTGAAAAATTGTGCATCATCACGTGCCTTCCGGGTTGAGATGTTCTTAGGACAATGCATCGATGAAGAacttgggactttttttttttttttttcctgtctttgTTTTGGAACATTCTACAAGAAAACAAATGACCCGAACGGATGTCAACTATGCACCACACTCTTTTTCGCCCTTTTTCTAAAGACTCAAAAGCAAGCAGACAGAATCATGTAGCAAAACctccagttttttgttttattcataagtgtgaaaaatatgtggcatttttacttgtatttttttttttccaccgagTGTTacacgtttttgttttcttgtgtaGTTTACTGGAATAATACCGCACtttgccaaaagaaaaaaaacatgaaacataaaAATGGTGTAAGATTTGTAGGgttaagttttttgttttttttatctacaTATCTCTTATGTATTTTGTATATGTACGACTGTTCAATTCACTTTGCTTGGAAATCTGTTATGTGGGGGTCGTCTTTTTTCAAACTGTAGTAGTTCATACGTGTGATCTCTTACTAGtcgcaaaataaatgttttcatacaCGCGTTGCTCATTGAAGTGTTTTCTCCGATTCCTTTTAACAAGACTCAGATGGTCAACTTACTGCACATATTGAATATGTACAGTGGTGTGGAAAGTGTTTGCCCACTCcctgatggttttttttttttggtgcatgtttgtaagccggcacggtggacgactggttagagcgtctgcctcgcagttctgaggaccggtgttcagtccccggccccgcctgtgtggagtttgcatgttctacccgtgcctgcgtaggtttgctccgggcactccggtttcctcccacatcccaaaaacatgcatgaattggagactctaaattgcccgtaggcatgactgtgagtgcgaatggttgtttgttccaatgtgccctgcgattggctggcaaccagttcagggtgtaccccgcctcctgcccgatgacagctgggataggctccagcacgcccgtgaccctagtgaggagaagcggctcagaaaatggatggatggatgtttgtaagCCGGCACGGtacacgactggttagagcgtctgcctcgcagttctgaggaccggtgttcagtccccggccccgcctgtgtggagtttgcatgttctacccgtgcctgcgtaggtttgctccgggcactccggtttcctcccacatcccaaaaacatgcattcattggagattctaaattgcccgtaggcgtgactgtgagtgcgaatggctgtttgtttctatgtgccctgtgattggctggcaaccagttcagggtttaccccgcctcctgcccgatgacagctgggataggctccagcacacccgcgacccttgtgaggagaagcggctcagaaaatggatggatgtttgtaagCGGTTcggaagatgaatggatgaatgtcacactttaaatgtttcccatcatcaaacacatttaaatattacaacacaagtaaacacaaaatgcagttttaaaatgtttttttttattattaacggggaaaaaaaatgtaaaatccaaacctacacggccctgtgtgaaaacgtGATTACCCCCCCGCCCCTGCCCCCCTAcctgttaaaacataactggtttatcatacctgagttccacacccaggcctgatactgccacatGTGTTATCAAACAAGAAATCgcttaaataggacctgcctgacaaattgaagtagaccaaaagatcctcaaaagctaaaGATCAAgccgagatctaaagaaattcaggaacaaatgagaaagaaagtaattgagatcttTCATTCTGGATAAGGTCatgaagccatttctaaagctttgggactccagcaaaccacagtgagagccaatATCCACAAACGGC
The genomic region above belongs to Phyllopteryx taeniolatus isolate TA_2022b chromosome 6, UOR_Ptae_1.2, whole genome shotgun sequence and contains:
- the tp53inp1 gene encoding tumor protein p53-inducible nuclear protein 1, yielding MFQRFASALFGDDASATPEPSRRHRHDGEEDEEDWILVNFLADSCSSQRVDGLSGSAVGRGADEDEEDDEDLVMIPSPMASPPVRYASCTSLNSTADTDPDGGAEDDEGEEEEAGDFLHLDASSLEESWFVTPPPCFTGRGVQSVLVETSPLENLLIEHPSMSVYAHHSPPRLNPNPLQRSLDLELAAAPKEKGRRSLDGVRHRPDVSSVQRRAGLHQSACYAAALSARAGLLPQRPGLAGQPLLSRNALRRLNLLHPPKAGATHLHQPSQRHLNF